Proteins encoded within one genomic window of Hermetia illucens chromosome 2, iHerIll2.2.curated.20191125, whole genome shotgun sequence:
- the LOC119649913 gene encoding probable proline--tRNA ligase, mitochondrial isoform X1, whose amino-acid sequence MVSRLSRIYWPVSVVPKDAVVKNQDITSRSQKLLLELGLIKSAGNGTFCILPIAERAMSNCAKLVDKHMQSVGAQKIVLPSLTSSHLWEKSGRLKDCCGELLITKDHQGKEHVLGPTHEEAITSLVAQSSPISYKQLPLKLYQIGLKFRDELKPRFGLIRTKEFLMKDLYSFDVGLDEAKVTYDEIDSAYKALFTELGIPWKKVRASTGMMGGHLSNEYHIPSHIGEDTIIFCEKCDFASNCEEYDDLKQCPVCVNSDLRKEKSIEIAHTFLLGHKYSKALGATFLQSNGKPKNIFMGCYGIGISRLIGATLEALSTENALRWPLALAPYKICVIPAKSGSKEEAKSDVWVEKLCAELCRMFDSDQILLDDRNNLTIGKRLMENKRMGYPVIIVAGSKILESDAKFEMHLQLENSSQELIFTDLINEIGKYFHSKQTEEEFHEKV is encoded by the exons ATGGTTAGTAGACTGTCTAGAATCTATTGGCCTGTGTCTGTAGTTCCTAAAGATGCTGTTGTTAAAAACCAGGATATTACCTCCAGGAGTCAAAAG CTTTTGCTAGAATTGGGCCTGATCAAGTCTGCCGGCAATGGGACATTCTGCATTCTTCCAATTGCAGAAAGAGCAATGAGTAATTGCGCGAAGTTGGTTGATAAACATATGCAGTCTGTTGGCGCACAAAAAATAGTACTGCCTTCATTGACATCGTCTcatctctgggaaaagtctg GTAGACTGAAGGATTGCTGCGGCGAATTGCTAATAACTAAAGATCATCAAGGGAAGGAACATGTCCTGGGACCG ACTCATGAGGAAGCAATCACATCACTTGTTGCACAGTCTTCGCCAATTTCCTATAAACAGTTGCCATTGAAATTATATCAG ATAGGGCTGAAATTTCGAGATGAACTCAAACCACGATTCGGTCTTATACGAACTAAGGAATTTTTAATGAAAGATCTTTATAGTTTTGACGTTGGCTTGGATGAAGCGAAAGTTACATACGATGAAATTGATTCAGCGTATAAAGCTCTCTTCACAGAATTAGGCATACCATGGAAAAAAG TACGAGCCAGTACAGGTATGATGGGCGGTCACCTGTCAAACGAGTATCATATTCCTTCCCATATTGGCGAGGATACAATAATCTTCTGCGAGAAATGTGACTTTGCCTCAAACTGTGAGGAATATGATGATCTTAAACAATGCCCCGTTTGTGTGAATTCCGATTTAAGGAAAGAGAAAAGTATTGAG ATTGCGCATACATTCTTACTAGGTCACAAATACTCAAAAGCTTTGGGTGCTACATTTTTACAATCGAACGGTAAACCTAAAAACATATTCATGGGATGTTATGGGATTGGAATTAGCAGATTAATCGGCGCCACATTAGAAGCTTTATCCACGGAAAACGCATTACGATGGCCACTAGCCCTAGCTCCTTATAAAATTTGTGTTATTCCTGCAAAG AGCGGCAGCAAGGAGGAGGCAAAGTCAGATGTTTGGGTGGAGAAGTTATGTGCCGAACTGTGTAGAATGTTTGATAGTGATCAGATTTTGTTGGATGATAGAAACAACCTAACGATCGGGAAAAGGCTCATGGAAAATAAAAG GATGGGATATCCAGTGATAATCGTTGCGGGATCAAAGATTTTAGAGTCTGACGCTAAGTTTGAAATGCATTTACAGTTAGAGAATTCGTCCCAAGAGTTGATATTCACGGACCTTATTAATGAAATAGGAAAGTACTTTCATTCTAAACAGACAGAGGAAGAGTTCCATGAAAAAgtataa
- the LOC119649913 gene encoding probable proline--tRNA ligase, mitochondrial isoform X2: MSNCAKLVDKHMQSVGAQKIVLPSLTSSHLWEKSGRLKDCCGELLITKDHQGKEHVLGPTHEEAITSLVAQSSPISYKQLPLKLYQIGLKFRDELKPRFGLIRTKEFLMKDLYSFDVGLDEAKVTYDEIDSAYKALFTELGIPWKKVRASTGMMGGHLSNEYHIPSHIGEDTIIFCEKCDFASNCEEYDDLKQCPVCVNSDLRKEKSIEIAHTFLLGHKYSKALGATFLQSNGKPKNIFMGCYGIGISRLIGATLEALSTENALRWPLALAPYKICVIPAKSGSKEEAKSDVWVEKLCAELCRMFDSDQILLDDRNNLTIGKRLMENKRMGYPVIIVAGSKILESDAKFEMHLQLENSSQELIFTDLINEIGKYFHSKQTEEEFHEKV, encoded by the exons ATGAGTAATTGCGCGAAGTTGGTTGATAAACATATGCAGTCTGTTGGCGCACAAAAAATAGTACTGCCTTCATTGACATCGTCTcatctctgggaaaagtctg GTAGACTGAAGGATTGCTGCGGCGAATTGCTAATAACTAAAGATCATCAAGGGAAGGAACATGTCCTGGGACCG ACTCATGAGGAAGCAATCACATCACTTGTTGCACAGTCTTCGCCAATTTCCTATAAACAGTTGCCATTGAAATTATATCAG ATAGGGCTGAAATTTCGAGATGAACTCAAACCACGATTCGGTCTTATACGAACTAAGGAATTTTTAATGAAAGATCTTTATAGTTTTGACGTTGGCTTGGATGAAGCGAAAGTTACATACGATGAAATTGATTCAGCGTATAAAGCTCTCTTCACAGAATTAGGCATACCATGGAAAAAAG TACGAGCCAGTACAGGTATGATGGGCGGTCACCTGTCAAACGAGTATCATATTCCTTCCCATATTGGCGAGGATACAATAATCTTCTGCGAGAAATGTGACTTTGCCTCAAACTGTGAGGAATATGATGATCTTAAACAATGCCCCGTTTGTGTGAATTCCGATTTAAGGAAAGAGAAAAGTATTGAG ATTGCGCATACATTCTTACTAGGTCACAAATACTCAAAAGCTTTGGGTGCTACATTTTTACAATCGAACGGTAAACCTAAAAACATATTCATGGGATGTTATGGGATTGGAATTAGCAGATTAATCGGCGCCACATTAGAAGCTTTATCCACGGAAAACGCATTACGATGGCCACTAGCCCTAGCTCCTTATAAAATTTGTGTTATTCCTGCAAAG AGCGGCAGCAAGGAGGAGGCAAAGTCAGATGTTTGGGTGGAGAAGTTATGTGCCGAACTGTGTAGAATGTTTGATAGTGATCAGATTTTGTTGGATGATAGAAACAACCTAACGATCGGGAAAAGGCTCATGGAAAATAAAAG GATGGGATATCCAGTGATAATCGTTGCGGGATCAAAGATTTTAGAGTCTGACGCTAAGTTTGAAATGCATTTACAGTTAGAGAATTCGTCCCAAGAGTTGATATTCACGGACCTTATTAATGAAATAGGAAAGTACTTTCATTCTAAACAGACAGAGGAAGAGTTCCATGAAAAAgtataa
- the LOC119649115 gene encoding pachytene checkpoint protein 2 homolog isoform X2, protein MGDKKAMKCHVEVAVLKKNVDLQKIQSFVERFVTSGVKLKSNAIIQKPDGLEDCVEFIQFDDNIKYFKSLNETQLVYHFYKINERGAEIEILESDSNESNDEVPASNHWLLPSRDFTGLWESLIYEEGLKENILKYVETSLLFSQRKVNPNIISCNRIILLHGPPGTGKTSLCKAVAQKLSIRMSQNFKYTHLVEINSHSLFSKWFSESGKLVMKLFSRIREIVEHPQSLVCVLIDEVESIAYARSSVSGDEPRDALRVVNAVLTQLDQIRKYPNVLILTTSNLTATIDCAFIDRADIKIFIDFPTTRAIYEIYLSAIHELMRVQIIQNQSILVYDSLDNFERIDDISDCTEHELSMKLLKIAEQSIGLSGRTLRKIPFLAHSLLVENDVIVLNDFLNALKLSLQNHLKDTKALSTGTQVNGYL, encoded by the exons ATGGGTGATAAGAAAGCGATGAAATGTCATGTGGAAGTTGCTGTTTTGAAGAA GAATGTCGACTTACAAAAGATCCAGAGTTTTGTGGAGCGGTTTGTGACATCGGGAGTAAAACTAAAGTCAAATGCGATAATACAAAAACCCGACGGACTTGAGGACTGTGTGGAATTTATACAATTCGATGACAATATTAAG TACTTCAAATCGCTCAATGAAACGCAGTTAGTATATCATTTCTACAAAATCAATGAAAGAGGAGCCGAGATTGAAATCCTTGAG TCAGATTCAAATGAAAGCAATGATGAAGTTCCTGCATCAAACCATTGGCTTCTTCCATCGCGTGATTTTACAGGGCTTTGGGAGAGTTTAATTTACGAAGAAGGCCTTAAGGAAAAC ATATTGAAATACGTTGAGACATCCTTACTGTTTTCACAACGTAAAGTTAATCCCAACATAATCTCTTGTAACCGTATTATATTGTTACACGGACCTCCAGGAACTGGCAAGACAAGTTTGTGCAAGGCGGTAGCACAAAAGTTATCTATCCGTATGAGTCAAAA CTTTAAATATACGCATTTGGTGGAAATTAACAGTCACAGTCTCTTCTCAAAATGGTTCTCAGAG AGTGGGAAACTTGTAATGAAACTATTTTCAAGAATTAGAGAAATTGTAGAACATCCGCAGTCATTGGTGTGCGTTTTAATTGATGAAGTTGAATCAATCGCATATGCTAGGAGTTCGGTCTCAG gCGACGAACCTCGCGACGCCCTCCGAGTAGTAAATGCAGTATTAACTCAACTAGATCAAATTAGAAAATATCCAAATGTATTGATTTTAACCACTTCAAATCTAACAGCTACAATCGATTGCGCATTTATCGATCGGGCTGACatcaaaatatttattgatttcccTACAACAAGGGCAATTTATGAAATATACTTGAGTGCCATCCACGAACTTATGAGA GTACAAATTATTCAGAATCAATCTATTCTTGTTTACGATAGTTTAGATAACTTTGAAAGAATCGATGACATCAGTGACTGCACCGAGCATGAATTAAGtatgaaattattgaaaatagcaGAACAAAGTATCGGATTAAGCGGTAGGACATTACGTAAGATACCATTTCTAGCTCACTCCTTGCTAGTAGAAAACGATGTAATAGTATTAAATGACTTTTTGAATGCGTTGAAACTTTCGTTGCAAAACCATTTGAAAGATACAAAAGCATTAAGTACTGGAACGCAAGTTAATGGGTATTTATGA
- the LOC119649115 gene encoding pachytene checkpoint protein 2 homolog isoform X1 has protein sequence MGDKKAMKCHVEVAVLKKNVDLQKIQSFVERFVTSGVKLKSNAIIQKPDGLEDCVEFIQFDDNIKYFKSLNETQLVYHFYKINERGAEIEILEQSDSNESNDEVPASNHWLLPSRDFTGLWESLIYEEGLKENILKYVETSLLFSQRKVNPNIISCNRIILLHGPPGTGKTSLCKAVAQKLSIRMSQNFKYTHLVEINSHSLFSKWFSESGKLVMKLFSRIREIVEHPQSLVCVLIDEVESIAYARSSVSGDEPRDALRVVNAVLTQLDQIRKYPNVLILTTSNLTATIDCAFIDRADIKIFIDFPTTRAIYEIYLSAIHELMRVQIIQNQSILVYDSLDNFERIDDISDCTEHELSMKLLKIAEQSIGLSGRTLRKIPFLAHSLLVENDVIVLNDFLNALKLSLQNHLKDTKALSTGTQVNGYL, from the exons ATGGGTGATAAGAAAGCGATGAAATGTCATGTGGAAGTTGCTGTTTTGAAGAA GAATGTCGACTTACAAAAGATCCAGAGTTTTGTGGAGCGGTTTGTGACATCGGGAGTAAAACTAAAGTCAAATGCGATAATACAAAAACCCGACGGACTTGAGGACTGTGTGGAATTTATACAATTCGATGACAATATTAAG TACTTCAAATCGCTCAATGAAACGCAGTTAGTATATCATTTCTACAAAATCAATGAAAGAGGAGCCGAGATTGAAATCCTTGAG cagTCAGATTCAAATGAAAGCAATGATGAAGTTCCTGCATCAAACCATTGGCTTCTTCCATCGCGTGATTTTACAGGGCTTTGGGAGAGTTTAATTTACGAAGAAGGCCTTAAGGAAAAC ATATTGAAATACGTTGAGACATCCTTACTGTTTTCACAACGTAAAGTTAATCCCAACATAATCTCTTGTAACCGTATTATATTGTTACACGGACCTCCAGGAACTGGCAAGACAAGTTTGTGCAAGGCGGTAGCACAAAAGTTATCTATCCGTATGAGTCAAAA CTTTAAATATACGCATTTGGTGGAAATTAACAGTCACAGTCTCTTCTCAAAATGGTTCTCAGAG AGTGGGAAACTTGTAATGAAACTATTTTCAAGAATTAGAGAAATTGTAGAACATCCGCAGTCATTGGTGTGCGTTTTAATTGATGAAGTTGAATCAATCGCATATGCTAGGAGTTCGGTCTCAG gCGACGAACCTCGCGACGCCCTCCGAGTAGTAAATGCAGTATTAACTCAACTAGATCAAATTAGAAAATATCCAAATGTATTGATTTTAACCACTTCAAATCTAACAGCTACAATCGATTGCGCATTTATCGATCGGGCTGACatcaaaatatttattgatttcccTACAACAAGGGCAATTTATGAAATATACTTGAGTGCCATCCACGAACTTATGAGA GTACAAATTATTCAGAATCAATCTATTCTTGTTTACGATAGTTTAGATAACTTTGAAAGAATCGATGACATCAGTGACTGCACCGAGCATGAATTAAGtatgaaattattgaaaatagcaGAACAAAGTATCGGATTAAGCGGTAGGACATTACGTAAGATACCATTTCTAGCTCACTCCTTGCTAGTAGAAAACGATGTAATAGTATTAAATGACTTTTTGAATGCGTTGAAACTTTCGTTGCAAAACCATTTGAAAGATACAAAAGCATTAAGTACTGGAACGCAAGTTAATGGGTATTTATGA